A genome region from Sphingobacteriaceae bacterium GW460-11-11-14-LB5 includes the following:
- a CDS encoding DNA mismatch repair protein MutT: protein MGKYLNQKPVLVAVDCIIFGYDGDQLKLLVIKRAIEPVKDQWSLMGGFIGEREDLDGAAKRILLELTGLHDVYLEQLHAYGSPDRDPIERTVSVVYFALIDINKYSKQINDQYHAEWFKLKEVPELIFDHDMMVKAAMDKIRYQAALHPILFELLPKRFTIPQLQALYEQVYDSPIDNRNFIRKITASGLLIKQTDKDKSSSRRGAFYFKLDRNKHKAQFQSFLNFIPKASK, encoded by the coding sequence ATGGGAAAATATTTAAATCAAAAACCTGTTCTTGTTGCAGTCGACTGCATTATTTTTGGTTATGACGGCGATCAGCTAAAACTTCTGGTGATAAAAAGGGCAATAGAGCCTGTAAAAGATCAATGGAGTTTAATGGGTGGTTTTATTGGTGAGCGAGAAGATCTTGATGGCGCTGCCAAAAGGATTTTATTAGAGTTAACGGGATTACATGACGTTTACCTGGAACAACTTCATGCTTATGGTAGTCCGGATCGGGATCCGATCGAACGTACGGTTTCGGTAGTCTATTTCGCACTGATCGATATTAATAAATACAGTAAACAGATCAATGATCAGTACCATGCCGAATGGTTTAAGTTAAAAGAAGTTCCGGAATTAATTTTTGACCACGATATGATGGTTAAGGCTGCAATGGATAAAATCCGTTATCAGGCCGCCCTCCATCCTATTTTATTTGAGCTTTTACCAAAACGATTTACGATACCGCAATTACAGGCTTTATATGAGCAGGTTTACGATTCGCCAATAGATAACCGGAACTTTATCCGCAAGATTACTGCCAGTGGATTATTGATTAAACAGACGGATAAGGATAAATCAAGTTCACGCCGAGGAGCTTTTTATTTTAAACTGGATAGGAATAAACACAAAGCACAGTTCCAGTCTTTCCTTAATTTTATTCCTAAAGCAAGTAAATAG
- a CDS encoding haloacid dehalogenase produces the protein MHNLNFKPKAFLFDLNGTMINDMEYHTLAWYSIMTEDLGAKLDYESVKKEMYGKNHEVLERVFGKDKFNAEEIERLSIDKEKRYQEGYLPHLALIEGLDVFLERTKQAHIPMAIGSAAIPFNIDFVIDGLNIRHYLDAIVSADDVKTSKPDPETFLKAAAALNIAPANCLVFEDAPKGVESALNAGMPCMVLNTTHTIEEFEGYPNILGYITDYNDAKLNRLF, from the coding sequence ATGCATAACTTAAATTTCAAGCCAAAGGCTTTTCTTTTTGATTTGAACGGTACGATGATTAATGATATGGAATACCATACGTTAGCCTGGTATAGCATCATGACGGAAGATTTAGGTGCTAAACTTGATTACGAAAGCGTAAAAAAAGAAATGTATGGTAAAAACCACGAAGTTTTAGAACGCGTTTTCGGAAAAGATAAATTTAACGCCGAAGAAATAGAACGCCTTTCTATTGATAAAGAAAAGCGTTATCAGGAAGGTTACCTGCCGCATTTGGCGCTGATTGAAGGACTGGATGTCTTTTTGGAGCGCACAAAACAAGCTCACATTCCCATGGCGATCGGATCTGCTGCAATACCTTTTAATATAGATTTTGTAATCGATGGCTTAAATATCCGTCATTATCTGGATGCCATAGTGAGTGCAGATGATGTAAAAACAAGCAAACCAGATCCTGAAACTTTTTTAAAGGCCGCGGCAGCATTAAATATTGCACCAGCCAATTGTCTGGTTTTCGAAGATGCACCCAAAGGTGTAGAATCGGCATTAAATGCAGGCATGCCCTGCATGGTATTAAACACCACACATACAATCGAAGAATTTGAAGGTTATCCGAATATCTTAGGTTATATTACAGATTATAACGATGCTAAATTAAATAGGCTATTTTAA
- a CDS encoding galactose-1-epimerase, whose product MKKKIFKALPFATLCLAISFTSCNPKSDKGAATTEQSDSSKYTSTIDGKSVNLYTLKNKQGASVSISNYGGRVVSLLVPDKNNKLTDVVLGYDSVGAYRKKGEPFFGALIGRYGNRIGKGKFNLEGKEYTLQLNDGVNTLHGGTDGFFAKVWEAKQLDGQKLELSYVSNDGEAGYPGKLDVKVTYTLTDDNALQIDYLATTDKTTVVNLTNHAYFNLNGEGNETILDHELTIDANAYTPVDSTLIPTGKLQPVVGTAFDFNKAKTIGKSIEENDQQLKFGKGYDHNFVLTHHDGKTPVAIVKSPVTGIIMEVYTVEPGLQFYSGNFLTGADKDGKGGKSYPHRSAFCLETQHFPDAPNHANFASTVLKPGETYKTSTTYKFLK is encoded by the coding sequence ATGAAAAAAAAAATCTTTAAGGCATTGCCCTTCGCTACGCTATGCTTAGCCATTTCTTTTACTTCTTGTAATCCTAAATCGGATAAAGGGGCGGCAACAACCGAACAAAGTGATTCATCAAAATACACCAGCACCATTGATGGGAAAAGTGTTAACCTGTATACTTTGAAAAACAAACAAGGTGCTTCGGTTTCTATTAGCAATTATGGCGGGAGGGTAGTTTCGCTTTTGGTGCCTGATAAAAATAATAAGTTAACCGATGTGGTTTTAGGCTACGATAGCGTAGGTGCCTACCGCAAAAAAGGTGAACCATTTTTTGGTGCCTTAATTGGCAGATACGGAAACCGTATTGGTAAGGGTAAATTTAACCTGGAAGGAAAAGAATATACTTTACAACTTAACGATGGTGTGAATACTTTGCATGGCGGTACAGATGGTTTTTTCGCTAAAGTTTGGGAGGCTAAACAATTAGATGGACAAAAACTGGAGCTGAGTTATGTTTCAAATGATGGTGAAGCAGGTTATCCCGGAAAACTGGATGTTAAAGTAACTTACACTTTAACGGATGATAATGCCTTACAAATTGATTATTTAGCCACTACTGATAAAACGACTGTGGTGAATTTAACCAATCATGCTTATTTTAACTTAAACGGTGAGGGTAATGAAACGATTTTAGATCACGAATTGACAATTGATGCCAACGCCTATACACCGGTAGATTCTACCCTTATTCCAACAGGTAAATTACAACCTGTAGTTGGAACCGCTTTCGATTTCAATAAAGCCAAAACAATCGGGAAATCGATTGAGGAAAATGATCAGCAGTTAAAATTCGGAAAAGGTTACGACCATAATTTTGTATTGACCCACCATGATGGCAAAACACCTGTAGCAATTGTAAAAAGTCCGGTTACAGGAATCATAATGGAAGTTTACACGGTTGAACCAGGATTACAGTTTTATAGCGGAAACTTTTTAACGGGCGCTGATAAAGACGGTAAAGGTGGAAAATCATATCCTCACCGTTCCGCTTTCTGTTTAGAAACACAACATTTTCCTGATGCACCAAATCATGCAAATTTTGCATCGACAGTGCTTAAACCAGGTGAAACTTATAAAACGAGTACTACTTACAAGTTTTTGAAATAA
- a CDS encoding alpha-hydroxy-acid oxidizing enzyme codes for MSKKIIFPYNPQFPSVADLRKKAKSRIPKFAFDYLEGGCNEGLNLSRNESDFDNIYLKPNYLRVGGDIDMSVELFGRRYSAPFGISPIGLQGLMWPNAPEILARAAAKADIPYTLSTVSTSSIERIAEVSEGKAWFQLYHPTEDRLRDDILNRLKAVECPVLVVLVDVPAFGLRYKEIKSGLSIPPKMSINNILQAFARPLWGIKTLQHGIPSFATLKPYMEKGMDMSQLGQFMNRTFTGKVDIEKVSAIRDLWKGPLILKGITTDEDMQAAIQIGADGVIVSNHGGRQIDAGESSINSLIKMTNNPIYKSKLKIMLDGGIRSGVDLARAHAVGSEFNFMGRPFMYGVGALGNEGGDHTINMFKTHLYQIMQQLTIEKITQFPDRLLNP; via the coding sequence ATGAGTAAAAAGATTATATTCCCTTACAATCCTCAATTCCCTTCTGTAGCCGACTTAAGAAAAAAGGCGAAATCAAGGATTCCTAAATTTGCTTTTGACTACCTGGAGGGTGGTTGTAATGAGGGACTTAATTTATCGAGAAACGAGAGCGACTTCGACAATATTTACCTTAAACCGAATTACTTACGTGTTGGTGGAGATATCGACATGTCCGTTGAATTATTTGGCCGTCGTTACAGTGCACCATTTGGGATATCTCCGATTGGCTTGCAGGGTTTGATGTGGCCTAATGCACCTGAAATTTTAGCCAGGGCTGCTGCTAAAGCCGATATTCCTTATACATTAAGTACCGTATCCACCAGTAGTATCGAACGAATAGCCGAAGTATCTGAAGGAAAAGCCTGGTTTCAACTGTACCACCCTACGGAGGATAGATTGAGAGATGATATCTTAAATCGTTTAAAAGCTGTTGAATGTCCGGTATTGGTTGTTCTGGTAGATGTGCCTGCATTTGGTTTACGATATAAAGAAATTAAGAGTGGTTTATCTATTCCACCAAAAATGTCGATCAATAATATTTTGCAGGCTTTTGCCCGTCCGCTATGGGGAATTAAAACGCTTCAACATGGCATTCCATCATTTGCTACCTTAAAGCCTTATATGGAAAAAGGAATGGACATGTCGCAGCTGGGCCAATTCATGAACCGAACCTTTACCGGTAAGGTTGATATTGAAAAGGTTTCTGCCATTCGTGATCTGTGGAAAGGACCTTTAATATTGAAGGGAATCACCACTGATGAAGATATGCAGGCTGCTATCCAGATCGGTGCTGATGGTGTAATTGTTTCCAATCATGGTGGCAGACAAATTGATGCAGGCGAATCTTCAATCAATTCGCTGATCAAAATGACGAATAATCCAATATACAAATCAAAATTGAAGATCATGTTGGATGGTGGTATTCGTTCAGGCGTTGATTTAGCCAGAGCGCATGCCGTTGGGTCTGAATTCAACTTTATGGGTCGGCCTTTTATGTATGGAGTTGGTGCTTTAGGTAATGAAGGAGGCGATCATACTATCAATATGTTCAAAACTCATTTATACCAGATTATGCAACAATTAACCATTGAGAAAATTACACAATTTCCTGATCGGTTATTAAACCCTTAA